The Treponema medium genome has a window encoding:
- a CDS encoding tetratricopeptide repeat protein, which translates to MSESLDFIFERANSALITQDFEYAERLLTNVLKKHPDILPNDKEKIENLLARIYGDEGNLEQSLAAYLRLYESAPDNIELMLSLGRIYRHLERYEDALHILEKAQASGGDTDEVLYSFAKTYKKMGDYAKAAEYFSRAIEVKPDHAHAYDRLGNLYVLTGETDKAIEIYKQGLRVDANHPYLNFHLAGLLRQEKRYEEAIVYYNSALRVNPAWGEVLAGIAATYLELDQLDDALNTYRSLLRVSGENAPLYTELGALFEKKQLQQEAEQYYYDALAIDSGYAPAALALTNLLEKKQRYNEALPILLAAEAAPVNADNHVLRLKAIQMCMYAKDYAKAHELFGRLDTEHDNSLNALKLRGQLYALTGEVEQAEETFKQILKTVPSAIEFRLELAEQYLLAHKYEEAKEQLKLFLRQKPNDISALMALGRTEELLNNPQAAYQEYQKVLELKPNAIEAHSALSRLFQKRGDTLEALKTANEILNMQSGAESDEPEQDMAASLDLYEQAAENYIADPLLTKNLEQLKSDDSHLYISPAELNPEPKQSIPSLRDISMSERELPFEMLIEGTEEIKELPPEKDDVSISGIQLNGTQQSDISAQSAFPSYSGSVSAPHTFGAGNSDTAGFTAAGNSAGGVPQTRNNLPNAQEDEAANETFASPVDELYLNPDHFENNTAFGVGSVSQKNVQALHKRQELLRDEVIQDRLKELDTYGTTIGFLQDVISDIDKQLDENQYAQAVEVLAERIAENLSRKMPLQSTVVEKESEEQPVQSEQQVLQESVETSQAATTESTIEEESEAVTAAGEAEVVAEEDTERAAATTEEAEDSAVTAAEEEEENTAAAAEKESEDTPAEEEAVAVTEGDECLQIAEPQETFPDTEEDRVPVDKDVSVNDDSVQVVETAEEDIFGTEENQAISLETETVPIDEIMEQDHAEAVTEEAAEEEPVDVQSDFNQEEGAEITVDTDEDAASEDLESEEEYEPSNNEAPFVLDQEQQNLLWCHAKHQIKNSPSFEQYLNTTDPEQLAQLFLYLRDLVIYLPQEELDIFLNSSERIQIYYIIARLSGELGLKERANLIKETCSFVSTQQPYNDVAVFKLLSYLRDLSIELPDQELGTRVRQELEQLIANMSAVLPDLS; encoded by the coding sequence ATGTCGGAGTCACTTGATTTTATCTTTGAACGTGCAAATTCAGCTTTAATTACTCAAGACTTTGAATATGCCGAACGGTTATTGACCAATGTGCTGAAAAAGCATCCGGACATATTGCCGAACGACAAGGAAAAAATTGAGAATTTGTTAGCGCGTATTTATGGAGATGAAGGGAACCTTGAACAGTCGCTTGCTGCCTATCTTCGATTATATGAAAGTGCTCCCGATAATATTGAACTGATGCTGAGCCTCGGTCGTATCTATCGGCATCTGGAGCGTTATGAAGATGCGCTTCATATATTAGAAAAGGCACAAGCGAGTGGCGGCGATACCGATGAAGTATTGTACAGCTTTGCAAAAACCTATAAAAAGATGGGCGACTATGCGAAAGCTGCCGAGTATTTTTCCCGCGCAATCGAAGTCAAACCCGACCATGCCCACGCCTATGACCGGCTTGGCAATCTTTATGTTTTAACCGGTGAAACGGATAAAGCAATTGAAATATATAAACAAGGTCTTCGTGTAGACGCTAATCATCCTTATTTAAACTTCCACCTTGCCGGACTTTTGCGTCAAGAAAAGCGGTATGAAGAAGCAATTGTATATTACAATTCGGCGCTTCGTGTTAATCCTGCATGGGGAGAAGTGTTAGCGGGTATCGCTGCTACGTATTTAGAGTTGGATCAACTTGATGATGCGTTGAATACTTATCGCTCGCTGCTTCGTGTAAGCGGCGAAAACGCTCCGCTTTATACTGAACTCGGTGCTCTTTTTGAAAAGAAACAGCTTCAGCAGGAAGCCGAACAATACTATTATGATGCATTGGCAATCGATTCCGGATACGCCCCTGCGGCACTTGCCCTAACGAATCTTTTAGAAAAAAAACAGCGGTATAACGAAGCGCTTCCGATCTTGCTCGCTGCAGAAGCCGCTCCGGTAAATGCCGACAATCATGTACTACGACTTAAAGCCATTCAAATGTGCATGTATGCTAAAGATTATGCAAAGGCTCATGAGCTTTTTGGACGGTTGGATACGGAGCACGATAATAGTCTCAATGCGCTTAAACTGCGGGGACAACTGTATGCCCTTACAGGCGAGGTTGAACAAGCTGAAGAAACATTCAAACAAATATTAAAAACAGTGCCGTCCGCGATAGAATTTCGCCTAGAACTTGCCGAACAATATCTTTTGGCACATAAATATGAAGAAGCCAAGGAGCAGCTTAAACTCTTCTTGAGGCAAAAGCCGAACGACATTTCTGCACTGATGGCATTAGGCAGAACCGAAGAATTGCTGAATAATCCGCAGGCTGCATATCAAGAATATCAAAAAGTACTCGAATTAAAGCCGAATGCTATTGAAGCTCACTCCGCTCTTTCGCGGTTATTTCAAAAACGGGGAGATACTCTTGAGGCTTTAAAAACGGCAAATGAGATTCTTAATATGCAGAGTGGCGCCGAGTCGGATGAACCTGAACAGGATATGGCAGCCTCGCTCGATCTTTATGAGCAGGCGGCAGAAAACTATATAGCGGATCCGTTGTTAACCAAAAACCTTGAACAGCTAAAATCCGATGATTCACATCTTTATATTTCTCCGGCCGAATTGAATCCGGAGCCAAAACAGAGTATCCCTTCATTGCGGGATATATCAATGTCCGAACGGGAGCTTCCTTTTGAAATGCTTATCGAAGGAACTGAAGAGATAAAAGAACTTCCGCCGGAAAAAGACGATGTTTCTATCAGCGGTATCCAATTAAATGGTACCCAACAATCGGATATATCTGCTCAGTCCGCATTTCCTTCTTATTCAGGCTCGGTATCTGCACCCCACACGTTCGGCGCAGGAAATTCCGATACTGCCGGTTTTACTGCAGCAGGGAATAGCGCTGGCGGTGTACCGCAAACAAGAAATAACTTACCAAATGCTCAAGAAGATGAAGCCGCCAATGAGACATTTGCTTCACCTGTCGATGAACTGTATCTTAATCCCGATCATTTTGAAAATAATACCGCCTTTGGTGTAGGCAGTGTTTCTCAAAAAAATGTACAAGCACTGCATAAACGGCAGGAACTTCTTCGAGATGAGGTAATACAGGATCGGTTAAAAGAGCTGGATACTTATGGTACGACAATCGGTTTTTTGCAGGATGTTATTTCTGATATTGATAAACAACTGGACGAAAACCAATATGCGCAGGCGGTCGAGGTTTTGGCTGAAAGGATTGCCGAAAATCTGAGCCGGAAAATGCCGCTTCAATCGACCGTTGTAGAAAAAGAATCTGAGGAACAACCGGTTCAATCGGAACAGCAAGTATTGCAAGAATCGGTGGAAACGTCTCAAGCAGCAACAACAGAAAGCACTATAGAAGAGGAATCCGAGGCAGTAACAGCAGCTGGAGAAGCCGAGGTCGTCGCAGAAGAAGACACAGAAAGAGCAGCCGCCACCACAGAAGAAGCCGAAGACTCTGCCGTCACAGCAGCAGAAGAAGAAGAAGAAAATACTGCCGCTGCAGCAGAAAAAGAATCCGAAGACACTCCCGCAGAAGAGGAAGCCGTTGCAGTAACAGAAGGGGATGAATGTCTACAGATTGCCGAACCACAGGAAACTTTCCCTGATACGGAAGAAGATCGTGTGCCGGTTGATAAGGATGTATCGGTGAATGATGATAGTGTTCAGGTTGTCGAAACTGCGGAAGAAGATATTTTTGGCACCGAGGAAAATCAGGCAATTTCGCTTGAAACCGAAACTGTTCCGATCGATGAAATAATGGAGCAAGATCATGCCGAAGCGGTTACAGAAGAAGCAGCGGAGGAAGAACCTGTTGATGTTCAATCTGATTTCAATCAAGAAGAAGGTGCAGAAATTACCGTTGATACTGATGAAGATGCTGCTTCCGAAGATTTGGAAAGTGAGGAAGAATATGAGCCAAGTAATAACGAAGCTCCGTTTGTTCTTGATCAAGAACAGCAAAACCTTTTATGGTGCCATGCAAAACATCAGATTAAAAACTCGCCTTCATTTGAACAATACCTTAATACAACCGACCCCGAACAGCTTGCTCAGTTGTTCTTGTATTTACGCGATTTAGTCATCTATCTTCCGCAGGAAGAACTTGACATTTTCCTTAACAGCAGTGAACGAATACAGATTTATTATATTATTGCCCGGTTGTCGGGTGAACTGGGACTTAAAGAACGTGCGAACCTTATTAAGGAAACTTGTAGCTTTGTAAGTACTCAGCAACCGTATAATGATGTGGCGGTGTTTAAATTGCTGAGTTATTTACGTGATTTAAGCATTGAGTTGCCGGATCAGGAATTAGGAACAAGAGTAAGACAAGAATTGGAACAATTAATAGCGAATATGTCGGCGGTGTTGCCTGACTTATCATAA
- a CDS encoding Na+/H+ antiporter NhaC family protein, whose amino-acid sequence MDHFGIWGIIPPVLTIALAFITKDVIVSLFLGILSGCLIVAGGNPAAALMKVTDLLAGSLADGWNIRIFLFCGLLGALVGMLSKTGAAQAFGLWMSKKLKNKTASQFATFIFGLIVFIDDYFNSLTVGTVMRPINDQHKVPRAKLAYILDSTAAPVCILAPVSSWVVTVMSIVRNSEGFSKLGMSDFEFFIRAIPYNLYALTTILMILVIIFFKSDFGAMKKSEDLARTSGLLWNEELYGVISGDIPEEQTTRAKPIDMLLPILLLIVFAIAFFPAVSWINAIDGITITTISQAAASMSLRDAFINTDSSYALFYAIIFTLTVTYIYYLARRLMNLKEASEAVRDGIKSMVPALIILTMAWSIGAVIRSSPTDGGLGLGRYLSELVVSSSFPLWILPAIVFALSAVIAFATGTSWGTFGIMIPIIMPIAVGLTENAGLAQNTAFNAVFICISAVLGGAVFGDHASPISDTTILSSTGAACPHLEHVATQMPYALFVATCSLAGFITGGIFMNILSAWIAVLVVFTGGIIILPKITKVHFQPSK is encoded by the coding sequence ATGGATCACTTTGGAATATGGGGGATCATACCACCCGTTTTAACTATCGCGCTTGCTTTCATCACAAAAGATGTTATCGTTTCGCTTTTCTTAGGAATCTTATCCGGCTGTCTAATCGTTGCCGGAGGAAACCCAGCAGCTGCACTTATGAAAGTAACGGATCTACTTGCCGGCTCCTTAGCAGACGGTTGGAATATCCGTATCTTTCTATTCTGCGGATTGCTCGGCGCACTGGTCGGTATGTTATCAAAAACAGGAGCGGCACAGGCATTTGGATTATGGATGTCTAAGAAACTGAAAAACAAAACCGCTTCTCAGTTTGCAACGTTTATTTTCGGCTTAATCGTTTTTATCGATGACTATTTCAACTCTTTAACGGTTGGAACTGTTATGCGTCCGATAAATGATCAACATAAGGTACCGCGTGCAAAGCTTGCGTATATTCTGGATTCCACCGCCGCCCCTGTGTGCATTTTGGCGCCTGTTTCAAGCTGGGTTGTTACCGTTATGTCTATCGTAAGAAATTCCGAAGGATTCAGTAAACTGGGTATGAGCGATTTTGAATTTTTTATCCGCGCTATTCCGTACAACCTTTACGCACTGACGACGATTCTGATGATTCTTGTCATCATCTTTTTTAAATCGGATTTCGGCGCAATGAAAAAATCCGAGGACTTAGCAAGAACTTCCGGTCTCCTCTGGAACGAAGAACTCTATGGCGTTATCTCCGGCGACATTCCCGAAGAGCAGACAACCCGTGCAAAGCCAATCGATATGCTGCTGCCCATTTTGCTTCTTATTGTTTTTGCCATTGCCTTTTTTCCCGCCGTTTCGTGGATTAACGCAATCGACGGCATCACAATTACCACTATATCGCAAGCAGCCGCATCGATGAGTCTCCGCGACGCCTTTATCAATACCGATTCTTCCTATGCGCTTTTTTACGCTATTATTTTTACCTTAACCGTTACATACATTTACTATCTTGCACGTCGCCTTATGAATCTGAAAGAAGCAAGTGAAGCTGTCCGCGACGGTATAAAATCTATGGTTCCCGCCCTTATTATCTTGACGATGGCATGGTCAATCGGAGCGGTCATACGCTCATCTCCTACAGACGGCGGTTTGGGACTGGGACGTTATCTTTCTGAGCTGGTTGTGAGCAGTTCCTTTCCGCTGTGGATACTTCCCGCTATCGTCTTTGCGCTGTCAGCAGTTATCGCATTTGCAACCGGTACCAGCTGGGGTACGTTCGGTATTATGATTCCGATTATTATGCCGATAGCTGTCGGGTTAACGGAAAACGCCGGATTAGCGCAAAACACCGCGTTTAATGCCGTCTTTATTTGTATTTCAGCCGTTCTCGGAGGAGCTGTTTTCGGAGACCATGCGTCCCCAATTTCAGACACAACGATTTTATCTTCTACCGGAGCAGCCTGTCCGCATTTGGAGCATGTTGCAACGCAAATGCCCTATGCGCTTTTCGTTGCAACTTGTTCGTTAGCAGGTTTTATCACCGGCGGAATTTTTATGAATATCCTTTCTGCATGGATTGCTGTGTTAGTTGTGTTTACCGGCGGTATCATTATTTTGCCGAAGATAACGAAGGTTCATTTTCAGCCGTCAAAATAA
- a CDS encoding GGDEF domain-containing protein, which translates to MQEIPLSADLTVQAKTFLQKTSFFSGWTDIELDEIMMHCQVNEFEDGSVIFTPEENGSKVYLLLNGSAEVLAPDKKAALAEFVAGELFGEIALLTGKPHDAYAIARKQARVLEFPKGGVPLETLFHDNPRILAHLFQSLLIFTSQRTRAANMLIKENSPVVRELRNQVYSDKLSGLFNRTYLEESFTEFCKGPFALIMMKPDNFKQINDSFGHEAGDTALIFIAGHLKKAFSENTILVRYEGNEFAVLTHLYTDKESARTFAEKIKHELETLDLSHLFNGEKIFLSMSLGIVLFPQHGKIYTDIVTRCSGIPLIGRQRGGSMILFPEDI; encoded by the coding sequence ATGCAAGAAATACCATTATCAGCGGACTTGACTGTTCAAGCAAAAACGTTTTTACAGAAAACCTCATTCTTTTCCGGCTGGACTGACATTGAACTAGACGAAATTATGATGCACTGTCAAGTAAATGAATTTGAAGATGGCAGCGTAATATTCACCCCTGAAGAGAACGGATCGAAGGTATATCTGTTACTGAACGGTAGCGCGGAAGTCCTTGCTCCCGATAAAAAGGCTGCGTTGGCTGAATTTGTTGCAGGGGAGTTATTCGGCGAAATCGCCTTGCTGACCGGTAAACCGCATGATGCCTACGCAATAGCGCGTAAACAAGCCCGTGTCTTAGAATTTCCCAAAGGCGGGGTTCCGCTTGAAACCTTATTCCACGATAATCCGCGGATACTTGCACATCTCTTTCAATCATTATTGATTTTCACCTCTCAACGTACCAGAGCCGCCAATATGCTCATTAAAGAGAATTCACCGGTTGTACGCGAGCTGCGAAATCAGGTATACAGCGACAAGCTTTCCGGTCTCTTTAACCGTACCTATTTAGAGGAATCGTTTACAGAATTTTGCAAAGGACCTTTTGCACTCATTATGATGAAACCGGATAACTTTAAGCAGATCAACGACAGTTTCGGTCATGAAGCAGGCGATACTGCGCTTATCTTTATTGCCGGTCATCTAAAAAAAGCCTTTTCGGAAAATACCATTTTGGTGCGTTACGAAGGGAACGAATTTGCAGTCCTTACCCATCTGTATACCGATAAGGAGTCTGCTCGAACATTTGCAGAAAAAATCAAACATGAGTTGGAAACGTTAGATCTTTCTCATCTTTTTAATGGAGAGAAAATCTTTTTAAGTATGAGTCTCGGTATCGTCCTCTTCCCCCAGCACGGGAAAATTTACACCGATATTGTAACACGATGTTCCGGTATACCATTGATAGGTAGACAACGCGGCGGTTCGATGATTTTATTTCCGGAGGATATATAA
- a CDS encoding GGDEF domain-containing protein yields MLEVKQRWLEVLRKTSLFSRLTPNQMGVVLSSLFYCEVEAGQTLVYEGEIGSELFIIVQGCISISVKSGEENIELGRLRSGDFFGEMSLLEQTARSASCTAVENTSCFMLKARDFSQIIVNDPVIAVSILQQMLSSTVSRLLRTNSFLTQVIQWGDEAKKRAITDPFTGLFNRRYLDDNIGNLIRRNTETTGASFAMVDIDRFGTLNKTYGSVFCDSILLAITDVFKKTFDHQDTLIRYGGDEFCFIVGGNFERAETLCQNVCEGVNAIRFSEHPDLAVSCSIGLVPCAHNDNVQDILKHSDEALYCAKEQGRNRVCTA; encoded by the coding sequence ATGCTCGAAGTAAAACAGCGGTGGCTTGAAGTTTTGCGGAAAACTTCTCTTTTTTCACGCTTAACACCTAATCAAATGGGAGTTGTTCTTTCATCTCTCTTTTATTGCGAAGTAGAGGCAGGACAGACCCTCGTGTATGAAGGTGAAATCGGTTCGGAGCTTTTTATTATTGTGCAAGGATGCATATCGATTTCGGTAAAATCGGGAGAAGAAAATATCGAACTGGGCAGGCTGCGTTCCGGAGACTTTTTCGGTGAAATGTCGCTGCTGGAGCAAACAGCTCGTTCAGCTTCTTGTACAGCGGTGGAAAATACTTCTTGCTTTATGCTTAAAGCACGGGATTTTTCGCAGATTATTGTAAACGACCCTGTTATTGCTGTTTCTATCCTACAGCAAATGCTTTCAAGTACGGTTTCCCGTCTCTTGCGGACAAACAGCTTTTTAACGCAGGTTATTCAGTGGGGTGACGAAGCTAAGAAGCGCGCCATCACCGATCCCTTTACAGGGCTCTTTAACCGCCGTTATTTGGATGATAATATCGGAAACCTTATCCGCCGAAACACGGAAACTACCGGCGCCAGTTTTGCAATGGTGGATATCGACCGTTTCGGCACCTTGAATAAGACCTACGGAAGTGTGTTCTGCGACAGCATTTTACTTGCAATTACCGATGTGTTTAAGAAAACCTTTGACCATCAGGATACGCTGATCCGGTACGGCGGTGACGAGTTCTGTTTTATTGTCGGAGGAAATTTTGAACGAGCTGAAACGCTTTGCCAAAATGTCTGTGAGGGAGTAAACGCTATCAGATTTAGCGAACATCCCGATTTGGCGGTTTCTTGTTCAATCGGCTTAGTTCCCTGCGCCCATAACGATAATGTGCAGGATATACTCAAGCATTCCGACGAAGCGCTATACTGTGCAAAAGAGCAGGGACGAAACCGTGTATGCACGGCTTAG
- a CDS encoding DUF368 domain-containing protein, with protein MISLLKLFGVGVFIGIANVVPGVSGGTIAVICNVYDKLIILSSLNLKRIKEAWQDILSLALGIGAGIVLFAKVITLLYRAYPAQTSAFFIGVVVGSIPFLFRKARAGIPVDAVAENGSMASRWLYGTLCCGVAGFALMLGMFFLQRRGVQAAAVVTAFSLPFAAKLVVMGALAAVAMLIPGISGSFVLLILGVYPTVLQAVADFNMLLLIPIALGVGAGLVFGARMIAVLLERFPAPMYAFILGLVAGSILYLYSSTSCQPFTMRVISGIVCVIGYAAVSFFSRREAMEQQKDAADEE; from the coding sequence ATGATTTCACTTCTAAAGCTCTTCGGTGTGGGAGTATTCATCGGCATTGCCAATGTTGTACCCGGAGTTTCCGGCGGTACGATTGCGGTGATTTGTAATGTCTACGATAAACTAATCATATTGAGTTCACTTAATCTTAAACGGATAAAAGAGGCTTGGCAGGATATACTAAGCCTTGCCTTGGGAATCGGTGCGGGAATTGTGCTGTTTGCAAAGGTGATTACGCTGCTATACCGTGCGTATCCGGCACAGACAAGCGCCTTTTTTATCGGGGTTGTGGTCGGGAGCATACCGTTTTTATTCCGAAAGGCTCGTGCCGGTATTCCTGTCGATGCAGTTGCAGAAAACGGTTCTATGGCATCCAGATGGCTGTATGGAACGCTATGCTGCGGAGTTGCCGGTTTTGCGCTGATGCTGGGAATGTTTTTCTTACAGCGCCGCGGTGTACAAGCTGCTGCCGTTGTTACCGCCTTTTCGCTGCCATTTGCGGCAAAATTAGTGGTAATGGGAGCTTTAGCTGCGGTTGCGATGCTGATTCCGGGGATTTCCGGCTCGTTTGTGTTGTTGATTCTCGGCGTGTATCCGACAGTACTGCAAGCAGTCGCAGACTTTAATATGCTATTGCTTATACCTATTGCGCTTGGCGTTGGAGCAGGGTTGGTATTCGGAGCACGGATGATTGCCGTATTGTTGGAACGTTTCCCTGCGCCGATGTATGCTTTTATTCTCGGCTTGGTTGCGGGTTCGATACTCTATCTCTATTCGAGTACCAGCTGCCAGCCTTTTACGATGCGGGTTATTTCCGGAATAGTATGTGTTATCGGCTACGCGGCTGTTTCGTTCTTTTCGAGGCGAGAAGCAATGGAACAGCAGAAAGATGCCGCAGATGAGGAATAA
- a CDS encoding flavin reductase, whose product MFESLQVTSELVDKVIKPFSALAKHGVLVSAGHGTERGEWNTMTASWALMGHLWNRPMAALFIRPQRHTAVFAEEEDYLSVSFLDTADEKMCEALKICGTVSGRDEDKAASAGLTPVFHDNTVIGFEEAILTVSCRKLYRSQFDMDLFLDPQVIIDCYPKKDFHYVYFCEIRDAYLRHK is encoded by the coding sequence ATGTTTGAATCTTTACAAGTAACATCAGAATTAGTAGACAAGGTGATTAAGCCTTTTTCTGCGTTAGCTAAACATGGTGTACTCGTCAGCGCCGGACACGGAACGGAGCGCGGCGAGTGGAATACTATGACTGCATCGTGGGCATTGATGGGGCATCTATGGAACCGCCCGATGGCTGCTTTGTTTATTAGACCGCAGCGGCATACCGCGGTATTTGCCGAAGAAGAAGATTACTTGAGCGTGTCCTTTTTGGATACTGCCGATGAAAAAATGTGCGAAGCCCTTAAAATATGCGGTACCGTGTCGGGTCGAGATGAAGATAAAGCTGCCAGCGCAGGGCTTACACCGGTATTCCACGACAATACCGTTATCGGATTTGAGGAAGCCATACTTACCGTATCATGCCGGAAACTCTACCGGAGTCAGTTCGATATGGATTTGTTTTTAGATCCGCAGGTCATTATCGACTGTTATCCCAAGAAAGATTTTCACTACGTCTATTTCTGCGAAATCCGCGATGCCTACCTTCGCCATAAATAG